From the genome of Bacteroidales bacterium:
ATGAAGATGATGATTTAAGTGATTTTGTATCGAAACATCTTGAAGAAAACGGAGTAAATATCCATTATCAAGCTCATTTAAGAACAATTCGTAAAAAAAACAATTATTTAGAAGTTGTTTTAGATTATGACGACGGACACAGCAAAGTTATTGAAGTTGATATTGCATTAGTTGCAATCGGAAGAATTCCGAACACGGAAAATCTCGGACTTGAAAATATAGGTTTTGAAAAAAATAAAAAAGGAACTTTAAAAACTGATGAATTTTGTGAAATAATCGAAATAGGGAAATGTAATATTTTTGCAGCAGGCGATATAACGGGGCACGGACAACTTTATAATATTGCACAAGTTCAGGGAAGATACATTATCGATTCAATTTTCGGAAAACAATCTGATGCAGTATCATATAAAAATATGTCAACATTAATGTTTTTTAAACCCGAAGTTGCCGCAGTAGGGTTAAATGAAAAACAACTGCAACAAAAAGGAATTCCGTATAAAGTTGCATCATATTCTAATGCACTTGTAAGCAGAACAATAGCAATGCGAAACACCGAGGGTTTTGTGAAAATAATCGTAAGCAACGACGGAGAAAATAAAATACTCGGAATGAGAGCGGCAAGTCCGCAAGCATCTGCATTTATTGTTTCGGTTGCACATTTAATTGATGAAAAAAACGGCTTAAACGAAGTTAATAAAACTGTTCATCCGCACCCCGGAGTTACGGAAGGAATTGAAGAATGTTTAAGATTGTTTAATAATTCATCAATTTTCAAACCCGAAGCATTTCCCGAGCATATTAAATACAAAGAATGGTATCCCTAAAATTAAGTTTCGGAAATATCCGGGGTAAATTTCTTTAGATTTCGTTTTTCAACACGTTTTGATATTCCGATACCTATTTCATACAATATTATTAAAGGTAAAGTTACCAATATTTGAGAAAAAATATCAGGAGGTGTAATAATTGCAGATAAAGCTAAAATCACAATTATAGAATGTTTTCTGTATTTTTTTAGGAATTTAGGCGTAACTAAGCCTATTTTGCTTAAAAAGAATATTAAAACAGGTAACTCAAACACAACTGCCGATGCTAAAACAACCGAAGTAAAAGTTTGAATATAAGAACTTAAATTTATCTTATTTGCAACATCGCCTACTTCATAATTTCCTAAAAAGTTTAAAGAAAGAGGAACAATTAAATAATATCCGAATAAAGCACCGATAGAAAACAACATTGATGCCGAAAAAACTGCACCTCTGCTGTGTTTTATTTCTTTTTTATTTAATGCCGGTTTTAAAAAACGCCAAAATTCATTAAATACAATCGGAAATGCAACAACTAACCCTACAATTAATGAAACCATTATATGAGTCATAAATTGTCCTGTCATTTTAATGTTGATGATATCAAAAGGTTTTTGATTTATGCAAATTGAATCTGTATTAAAATATCTTCCGATTTTACACATTAAATCATTTGTGAAAAACTCAGGTGTTTTAGGGGCAAATAATACTTGATTAAATATAAAATCTTTAAAAAAGAAAGCCGTAATTGCAAAAACAACAACTGCCAAAATTGCTCTTATCAAATGTTTTCTCAGAGCTTCTACATGTTCTAAAAAAGACATATTATCTGCTTTTTTTTTCTTTCCCATTCTTTTTCGTTTTAACTCTTTCTATACAAATCCTTCTTTTAACATATCATGAATATGTATCAGACCTAAATACCTATTGCCCTCACTTACTATTAATGAAGTAATATTATTTTTTCTCATAATTTCAAATGCGTTAATTGCAAATGTATCCGGATTTATTGTTTTCGGATTAACAGACATAATATCTTTTGCTTTTATTCCGGTTAAGGAATTTGTCTTAATAAGCATTCGTCTTAAGTCTCCGTCTGTAATAATACCTGCTATTTTATCTGCTTTATCAATAACTGCAGTTGCTCCCAGTCTTTTTTCCGAAATTTCAATAATAACATCTTTCAGTTCTGCATTAATATCAACTTTCGGAGCTTCATTATTTTTATATAAATCTTCAACCCTTAAGTAAAGTATCTTTCCTAATATTCCTCCGGGATGGTATTTTGCAAAATCATCATTCGAAAAATTTCGTGCATTTAACAGGCTGACTGCAAGTGCATCTCCCATAACTAACTGAGCAGTTGTGCTTGAAGTAGGAGCTAAATTATTTGGGCAAGCTTCTTTTTCTACAGTTGTTCGAATAACCAAATCTGCTTGTTTTGCTAAAAATGAACCGGAATTTGATACAAATGCAATTAATTTATTCCCGAATTTTTTTATAAACGGTACAAGAACTTTTATTTCAGGCGTATTTCCGCTTTTTGATAAACAAATTACCACGTCATTTTTTCGTATTATTCCTAAATCACCGTGAATAGCATCTGCCGCATGCATAAAAATTGAAGGTGTTCCTGTTGAATTTAAAGTTGCAACTATTTTTTGGGCAATAATTGCACTTTTTCCTATTCCGGTAATTATAACCCTTCCTTTTGATTTCTGAATTAAAAAAACAGCATCAGCAAAATTATCATCTATGAAATTAATTAAATTTTTAACTGAATTTGCTTCATTAACAATAACTTCTTTCGCAATTTTTATAATATCTTCGGATTTTTTCACAGTTTTTTTATATTTATTTTCCTTTTTTCCCTTTTACAATAAATTTATTATTAATTTAGCTACAAATATATTTATATATTGTAAAAACAAAGATATTTTAGTTGAAAACAATAAACAATGGATTTAAAAAAAATAAACCTGCTTGATGAGTTACATAAGAATTTCGGGTTTGACACATATAAAGGAGAACAAAAAAAGATTATTCAAAACGTATTAGACGGTAATGACACTTTTGTATTAATGCCTACCGGAGGCGGAAAATCTTTGACATATCAACTTACATCATTATTATTAGAAGGCACAGCAATAGTAATTTCGCCTTTAATTGCATTAATGAAAAACCAAGTTGATGCAATGAGAGGGTATAACGAAGATGATTCAATTGCCCATTTTATGAATTCATCACTTAACAAAACTCAACTGAAACAAGTAAGAGAAGATGTAAAAAACGGTAAAACAAAACTTTTATATGTA
Proteins encoded in this window:
- a CDS encoding NAD(P)/FAD-dependent oxidoreductase, with the protein product MKEFDIVIIGSGPAGFSAAMRALDYKKNICIIEAKEIGGAGIMNGALVSKTMWELSADYAIAGKTNRGYRASGLNVDFSEVRKTVIQAAKERQYQILSQIETFSSEKSETGSITLINGYAKFCDRYTVDVTHQNKTEKIKGKYFIIATGSKPREYPDLPVDGKHIFDSDTILKLQEFPERMVIIGSGIIGCEFATIFSNYKQTEVHLLDRTNRVIPYEDDDLSDFVSKHLEENGVNIHYQAHLRTIRKKNNYLEVVLDYDDGHSKVIEVDIALVAIGRIPNTENLGLENIGFEKNKKGTLKTDEFCEIIEIGKCNIFAAGDITGHGQLYNIAQVQGRYIIDSIFGKQSDAVSYKNMSTLMFFKPEVAAVGLNEKQLQQKGIPYKVASYSNALVSRTIAMRNTEGFVKIIVSNDGENKILGMRAASPQASAFIVSVAHLIDEKNGLNEVNKTVHPHPGVTEGIEECLRLFNNSSIFKPEAFPEHIKYKEWYP
- the tatC gene encoding twin-arginine translocase subunit TatC, which produces MGKKKKADNMSFLEHVEALRKHLIRAILAVVVFAITAFFFKDFIFNQVLFAPKTPEFFTNDLMCKIGRYFNTDSICINQKPFDIINIKMTGQFMTHIMVSLIVGLVVAFPIVFNEFWRFLKPALNKKEIKHSRGAVFSASMLFSIGALFGYYLIVPLSLNFLGNYEVGDVANKINLSSYIQTFTSVVLASAVVFELPVLIFFLSKIGLVTPKFLKKYRKHSIIVILALSAIITPPDIFSQILVTLPLIILYEIGIGISKRVEKRNLKKFTPDISET
- a CDS encoding KpsF/GutQ family sugar-phosphate isomerase; amino-acid sequence: MKKSEDIIKIAKEVIVNEANSVKNLINFIDDNFADAVFLIQKSKGRVIITGIGKSAIIAQKIVATLNSTGTPSIFMHAADAIHGDLGIIRKNDVVICLSKSGNTPEIKVLVPFIKKFGNKLIAFVSNSGSFLAKQADLVIRTTVEKEACPNNLAPTSSTTAQLVMGDALAVSLLNARNFSNDDFAKYHPGGILGKILYLRVEDLYKNNEAPKVDINAELKDVIIEISEKRLGATAVIDKADKIAGIITDGDLRRMLIKTNSLTGIKAKDIMSVNPKTINPDTFAINAFEIMRKNNITSLIVSEGNRYLGLIHIHDMLKEGFV